Proteins co-encoded in one Streptomyces sp. JH34 genomic window:
- a CDS encoding molybdopterin-dependent oxidoreductase, with protein MRAAFAALSGLIAGFTALCVAELVAAAVRPEAGPVTAVGGAVIDRTPPAVKDFAVRNFGTDDKLVLQLGILVLLAVFAMAVGVLALRHRWTGAAAVLVFGVVGAVSAAGRPEGRVVDVLPSAVGALVAAGVLYLLTGRLAPVTVPPPAAGETGEDGEQGALDRRGFVVAATAAAAASAGAGLLGRRLQADRLAGVSASRGDIVLPAPASPAPAIPGGADPDIRGLSSFTTPNRDFYRVDTALVVPRVDAGRWRLRIHGKGVARPVTLTFQDLLGRELVERDITLTCVSNQVGGPYVGTARWIGVRLADLLREAGVKPPSKGGTADQIVSRSVDGMTIGTPVEDVMDGRDALLAVGMNGEPLPFDHGFPVRMVVPGLYGYVSACKWIQDIELTTFDAYDAYWVKRDWSREAPVKTQSRIDTPRPFAAPRAGTVPVAGVAWAQHRGIARVEVRVDGGEWHTARLAAEAGRDTWRQWVWEWPATTGHHTLEVRATDRTGATQTDERVGTVPDGATGWHSVVVDVT; from the coding sequence GTGCGCGCCGCGTTCGCCGCGCTCAGCGGTCTGATCGCCGGGTTCACCGCCCTGTGCGTCGCCGAACTGGTCGCGGCTGCCGTGCGTCCCGAAGCGGGTCCCGTCACGGCCGTGGGCGGGGCGGTCATCGACCGCACTCCCCCGGCCGTGAAGGACTTCGCGGTACGGAACTTCGGCACCGACGACAAGCTGGTCCTGCAGCTCGGGATCCTCGTCCTCCTGGCGGTCTTCGCCATGGCGGTGGGGGTCCTCGCGCTGCGGCACCGGTGGACCGGCGCTGCGGCCGTCCTGGTCTTCGGTGTGGTCGGGGCAGTGTCGGCGGCGGGGCGGCCCGAGGGCCGCGTGGTCGACGTACTGCCTTCGGCCGTGGGCGCGCTGGTGGCCGCAGGAGTGCTGTATCTCCTGACCGGACGGCTGGCCCCCGTCACCGTCCCGCCTCCCGCGGCTGGGGAGACGGGCGAGGACGGGGAACAGGGCGCCCTCGACCGCCGCGGGTTCGTCGTCGCGGCGACCGCAGCGGCGGCGGCCTCGGCCGGTGCGGGACTCCTGGGGCGACGGCTCCAGGCGGACCGGCTGGCCGGGGTCTCCGCCTCGCGGGGTGACATCGTGCTCCCCGCACCGGCCTCACCCGCCCCCGCGATACCCGGCGGAGCGGATCCGGACATCCGTGGCCTGAGCTCGTTCACCACCCCGAACAGGGACTTCTACCGGGTGGACACCGCCCTGGTCGTCCCGCGTGTCGACGCGGGCCGGTGGCGGCTTCGGATCCACGGGAAGGGGGTGGCGCGACCCGTCACCCTCACCTTCCAGGACCTCCTGGGACGCGAGCTCGTCGAGCGCGACATCACGCTGACCTGCGTGTCCAACCAGGTGGGCGGTCCGTACGTCGGCACCGCACGCTGGATCGGCGTACGACTGGCCGATCTGCTGCGCGAGGCGGGCGTGAAGCCCCCGTCGAAGGGCGGGACGGCGGACCAGATCGTGTCGCGCTCCGTGGACGGGATGACGATCGGCACCCCGGTCGAGGACGTCATGGACGGGCGCGACGCACTGCTCGCGGTCGGCATGAACGGTGAACCCCTGCCGTTCGACCACGGCTTCCCCGTCCGGATGGTCGTCCCCGGCCTCTACGGCTACGTCTCGGCGTGCAAGTGGATCCAGGACATCGAACTCACGACGTTCGACGCGTACGACGCCTACTGGGTCAAGCGTGACTGGTCCCGCGAGGCTCCGGTCAAGACCCAGTCACGGATCGACACGCCTCGCCCCTTCGCCGCACCGCGAGCGGGGACCGTACCGGTCGCGGGGGTCGCCTGGGCCCAGCACCGGGGCATCGCCCGGGTCGAGGTCCGCGTCGACGGCGGCGAGTGGCACACCGCGCGGCTCGCGGCGGAGGCGGGCCGTGACACCTGGCGCCAGTGGGTGTGGGAGTGGCCCGCCACGACCGGCCACCACACCCTCGAGGTCCGCGCGACGGACCGCACCGGCGCCACACAGACCGACGAACGGGTCGGCACCGTCCCCGACGGTGCGACCGGATGGCACTCGGTGGTGGTCGACGTGACCTGA
- a CDS encoding SPW repeat protein yields MSNISHTGRDVSGHTGRDISGHPDAEEMRARHDRVMSGRRTTAMADAPVFLVGLYCAVSPWLLHFTANQPDLVTHNLVIGIAIAVLALCFTAMPERMTGMSMAIVALGAWLIVSTWVVGQSPDMGVILNNVIVGGLAVVLGAACAGLSMKNKKT; encoded by the coding sequence ATGAGTAACATCTCGCACACCGGAAGGGACGTTTCCGGTCACACCGGAAGGGACATCTCCGGACACCCCGACGCCGAAGAGATGCGAGCGCGCCACGACCGCGTGATGAGCGGGCGCCGCACCACAGCGATGGCGGACGCACCCGTCTTCCTGGTCGGCCTGTACTGCGCCGTCTCCCCGTGGTTGCTCCACTTCACCGCGAACCAGCCCGACCTGGTGACGCACAACCTCGTCATCGGCATCGCGATCGCCGTGCTGGCCCTCTGCTTCACGGCCATGCCGGAGCGGATGACCGGGATGAGTATGGCCATCGTCGCACTGGGCGCCTGGCTGATCGTGTCGACCTGGGTCGTGGGCCAGAGCCCCGACATGGGCGTGATCCTCAACAACGTGATCGTCGGTGGACTGGCGGTCGTGCTGGGGGCAGCGTGCGCGGGACTTTCGATGAAGAACAAGAAGACCTGA
- a CDS encoding diacylglycerol kinase — MTSEITLFVNPVAGSGRGARAAQPAASALRAAGFSVRTVLGEDADDALRRAREAVAGGTGALVAVGGDGMMSLALQAVAGTSTPLGAVAVGTGNDFARALGLPIRDPAAAGRLAAEALKAGTARPIDLGRVGGRWFGSVLASGFDSRVNDRGNRMRWIGGRFKYDLAVLAELAAFRPIPYRIGLDDGPVTEIEATLIAVGNGTTYGGGMRICADAVMDDGLFDVTVVGDCSRATLLKVFPKVYAGTHLGHPKVTVHRASSISLAAAGVTAYADGEPLGALPLTATCVPGAAWVLAP, encoded by the coding sequence GTGACCAGCGAGATCACCCTCTTCGTCAATCCCGTCGCGGGGAGCGGCCGGGGCGCGCGTGCCGCGCAGCCGGCCGCTTCGGCGTTGCGGGCCGCCGGCTTCTCCGTACGGACCGTCCTCGGTGAGGACGCGGACGACGCCCTGCGGAGGGCCCGGGAGGCCGTGGCCGGCGGGACCGGAGCGCTCGTAGCCGTGGGCGGGGACGGCATGATGTCCCTCGCCCTGCAGGCCGTCGCGGGTACATCGACCCCGCTCGGCGCCGTGGCGGTGGGCACCGGGAACGACTTCGCCCGCGCCCTCGGACTGCCGATCCGTGATCCGGCGGCCGCCGGGCGGCTGGCCGCGGAGGCGCTCAAGGCAGGGACGGCCCGCCCGATCGACCTGGGCCGGGTCGGGGGGCGCTGGTTCGGCTCCGTGCTGGCCTCCGGGTTCGACTCACGGGTCAACGACCGGGGGAACCGGATGCGCTGGATCGGGGGCCGCTTCAAGTACGACCTGGCGGTCCTCGCCGAGCTGGCGGCCTTCCGGCCGATCCCCTACCGCATCGGGCTGGACGACGGCCCGGTGACCGAGATCGAGGCGACGCTGATCGCGGTGGGCAACGGCACCACCTACGGCGGCGGCATGCGGATCTGCGCCGACGCGGTCATGGACGACGGGCTCTTCGACGTGACCGTGGTCGGTGACTGCAGCCGGGCCACGCTGCTCAAGGTCTTCCCCAAGGTGTACGCGGGGACGCACCTCGGCCACCCGAAGGTCACCGTCCACCGGGCGTCGTCGATATCGCTGGCGGCGGCCGGTGTCACGGCCTACGCGGACGGTGAGCCGCTGGGCGCGCTGCCGCTCACCGCCACCTGCGTACCCGGCGCGGCGTGGGTCCTCGCACCGTGA
- the tatA gene encoding Sec-independent protein translocase subunit TatA, with protein MIGNLKPLEIVLIIAVILLLFGAKKLPDMARSLGKSARILKSEAKAMKKDDTEPAAPTTETVADTAPPAATARTIQAAPGDVTSSRPVSEAKPTTQS; from the coding sequence ATGATCGGCAATCTGAAGCCCCTCGAGATCGTTCTGATCATCGCTGTCATCCTGCTGCTCTTCGGTGCCAAGAAGCTTCCCGACATGGCGCGTTCGCTCGGCAAGTCGGCCCGCATCCTCAAGAGCGAGGCCAAGGCCATGAAGAAGGACGACACGGAGCCCGCGGCGCCCACCACGGAGACCGTCGCGGACACCGCCCCGCCCGCGGCCACCGCGCGCACGATCCAGGCCGCTCCGGGAGACGTCACCAGCTCCCGCCCGGTCAGCGAGGCCAAGCCCACCACCCAGAGCTGA
- a CDS encoding DEAD/DEAH box helicase has product MTEDLSPAERYQASRVRAAEQATALGPFREMYEFGLDPFQIEACQALEAGKGVLVAAPTGSGKTIVGEFAVHLALLQGRKCFYTTPIKALSNQKFADLVRRYGADKVGLLTGDNSVNADAPVVVMTTEVLRNMLYAGSQALIGLGYVVMDEVHYLSDRFRGAVWEEVIIHLPESVTLVSLSATVSNAEEFGDWLDTVRGDTQVIVSEHRPVPLWQHVMAGRRMYDLFEEESDHGGRGTGRREVSPDLVRLARMENQRGYNPRERRRGKMVREADRERERRQRSRIWTPSRPEVIDRLDAEGLLPAITFIFSRAGCQAAVQQCLQAGLRLNDEDKRHLVREIVEERTASIPPEDLHVLGYYEWLEGLERGIAAHHAGMLPTFKEVVEELFVRGLVKAVFATETLALGINMPARSVVLEKLVKWNGEQHADITPGEYTQLTGRAGRRGIDVEGHAVVLWQRGMDPGALAGLAGTRTYPLRSSFRPSYNMAVNLVQQFGRHRSRELLETSFAQFQADRSVVGISRQVQRNEEGLAGYKEGMTCHLGDFEEYARLRRDLKDRETELAKQGAAQRRAAAATSLEKLKPGDVIHVPTGKFAGLALVLDPGLPAGRTDGHRGLEYHDGPRPLVLTAERQVKRLAHIDFPVPVEALERMRVPKSFNPRSPQSRRDLASALRSKAGHIDPGRHRKQRAAAADDREIARLRAELRAHPCHGCDEREDHARWAERYHRLQRDTRQLEHRIEGRTNTIARTFDRIVALLTELDYLRGNEVTENGRRLARLYGELDLLASECLRDGVWEGLNPAELAACVSALVYEARQADDAIAPKLPSGPARAAMGEMVRIWGRLDALEEDFKISQTEGVGQREPDLGFAWAVYMWASGRSLDEVLREAEMPAGDFVRWCKQVIDVLGQIAAAAPRDGSSVAKNAHKAVDAVLRGVVAYSSVG; this is encoded by the coding sequence ATGACAGAGGACCTCTCACCAGCTGAGCGATACCAGGCGTCCCGGGTCCGTGCGGCCGAGCAGGCCACCGCCCTCGGGCCCTTCCGCGAGATGTACGAATTCGGACTGGATCCGTTCCAGATCGAGGCCTGCCAGGCGCTGGAGGCCGGCAAGGGGGTGCTGGTCGCGGCCCCCACCGGGTCGGGCAAGACGATCGTCGGTGAATTCGCCGTCCACCTGGCTCTGCTGCAGGGCCGCAAGTGCTTCTACACCACGCCGATCAAGGCCCTGTCCAACCAGAAGTTCGCGGACCTCGTCCGGCGTTACGGTGCGGACAAGGTCGGCCTGCTGACCGGTGACAACAGCGTCAACGCGGACGCGCCCGTGGTCGTCATGACCACCGAGGTCCTGCGCAACATGCTGTACGCGGGCTCCCAGGCGCTCATCGGTCTCGGGTACGTGGTCATGGACGAGGTGCACTACCTCTCGGACCGCTTCCGGGGCGCCGTGTGGGAGGAAGTGATCATCCACCTGCCGGAGTCCGTGACCCTCGTGTCGCTGTCCGCGACCGTGTCCAACGCCGAGGAGTTCGGCGACTGGCTGGACACCGTCCGGGGCGACACCCAGGTGATCGTCTCCGAGCACCGGCCCGTGCCGCTGTGGCAGCACGTCATGGCCGGGCGCCGGATGTACGACCTCTTCGAGGAGGAGAGCGACCACGGCGGCCGGGGCACCGGACGGCGTGAGGTCAGCCCGGATCTCGTCCGGCTGGCCCGGATGGAGAACCAGCGCGGATACAACCCGCGCGAGCGCCGGCGCGGAAAGATGGTGCGCGAGGCCGACCGCGAACGCGAGCGGCGTCAGCGCAGCCGCATCTGGACCCCGTCCAGGCCCGAGGTCATCGACCGGCTCGACGCCGAGGGGCTGCTGCCCGCGATCACCTTCATCTTCAGCAGGGCCGGCTGCCAGGCGGCCGTCCAGCAGTGCCTGCAGGCCGGGCTGCGGCTGAACGACGAGGACAAACGCCACCTGGTCCGGGAGATCGTCGAGGAGCGGACGGCGTCCATCCCGCCCGAGGACCTCCACGTCCTCGGGTACTACGAATGGCTCGAGGGCCTGGAGCGGGGCATCGCCGCGCACCACGCCGGGATGCTGCCGACGTTCAAGGAGGTCGTGGAGGAGCTGTTCGTCCGCGGTCTGGTCAAGGCGGTCTTCGCCACCGAGACCCTGGCACTCGGCATCAACATGCCCGCACGCTCCGTGGTGCTCGAGAAGCTCGTCAAGTGGAACGGCGAGCAGCACGCCGACATCACGCCCGGCGAGTACACCCAGCTGACCGGCCGGGCCGGGCGCCGCGGCATCGACGTCGAGGGGCACGCGGTCGTCCTGTGGCAGCGGGGCATGGACCCCGGCGCCCTCGCCGGACTCGCGGGCACGCGTACGTACCCGCTGCGTTCCAGCTTCCGGCCGTCGTACAACATGGCCGTCAACCTCGTGCAGCAGTTCGGGCGGCATCGCTCGCGCGAGCTGCTCGAGACGTCCTTCGCGCAGTTCCAGGCCGACCGGTCCGTCGTCGGGATCTCCCGGCAGGTCCAGCGCAACGAGGAGGGGCTCGCGGGCTACAAGGAGGGCATGACCTGCCACCTCGGGGACTTCGAGGAGTACGCGCGGCTGCGCCGCGACCTCAAGGACCGCGAGACGGAGCTGGCGAAGCAGGGGGCGGCCCAGCGCCGCGCGGCGGCGGCGACCTCCCTGGAGAAGCTGAAGCCCGGTGACGTCATCCACGTACCCACCGGCAAGTTCGCCGGGCTCGCGCTCGTCCTCGACCCGGGGCTGCCCGCGGGGCGGACCGACGGGCACCGGGGGCTGGAGTACCACGACGGACCGCGTCCGCTGGTGCTGACCGCCGAGCGGCAGGTCAAGCGGCTGGCCCACATCGACTTCCCGGTGCCGGTCGAGGCGCTGGAGCGGATGCGGGTACCCAAGTCGTTCAACCCGCGTTCGCCGCAGTCCCGGCGTGATCTGGCCTCCGCGCTGCGGAGCAAGGCGGGGCACATCGATCCGGGCCGGCACCGCAAGCAGCGGGCCGCCGCCGCCGACGACCGGGAGATCGCCAGGCTGCGGGCCGAGCTGCGCGCCCACCCCTGCCACGGGTGCGACGAGCGCGAGGACCACGCCCGCTGGGCGGAGCGGTACCACCGGCTGCAGCGCGACACGCGTCAGCTGGAGCACCGCATCGAGGGCCGGACGAACACCATCGCCCGGACCTTCGACCGCATCGTCGCGCTGCTGACGGAGCTCGACTACCTGCGGGGCAACGAGGTCACCGAGAACGGCCGCCGACTGGCGCGGCTCTACGGAGAGCTGGACCTGCTGGCCAGCGAATGCCTCCGGGACGGTGTCTGGGAAGGGCTCAACCCGGCCGAACTCGCCGCCTGCGTCTCGGCGCTGGTCTACGAGGCGCGCCAGGCGGACGACGCGATCGCGCCCAAGCTGCCCTCCGGACCGGCGAGGGCCGCGATGGGTGAGATGGTCCGCATCTGGGGCCGGCTCGACGCCCTGGAGGAGGACTTCAAGATCAGCCAGACGGAAGGGGTCGGCCAGCGCGAACCCGACCTCGGCTTCGCCTGGGCGGTCTACATGTGGGCCTCCGGCCGGTCGCTGGACGAGGTTCTCCGCGAGGCGGAGATGCCGGCCGGTGACTTCGTGCGGTGGTGCAAGCAGGTCATCGACGTGCTCGGACAGATCGCCGCGGCCGCGCCCCGGGACGGGAGTTCGGTCGCGAAGAACGCCCACAAGGCCGTCGACGCCGTGCTGCGGGGTGTGGTGGCGTACAGCTCGGTGGGCTGA
- a CDS encoding WYL domain-containing protein, translating to MATNAIDQTRRMLSLVTYLRERPGAHVQDVARAFGITEDELISDLDVLPMCGTSFRGGDLLDIDTDGDRIWWHNPDDVAEPLRLAADEATALLVAARAVATLPGLRESDRQALVRATAKLETAAGEVGAASSRLSVTFESEGGVFADVDRAISERRRLWLRYYSPARDELTEREVDPIRLFAVGRTYMEGWCRLTEARRTFRLDRVAEIRILDAPSAPPELELRDLSEGLVQPSAEDPEVVIEVGPGGRWVAEYYPHDSAEELPDGGLRITLRTPDPASLRRLALRLGGEGRITSPPDLAESARLAAREALAAYDSAL from the coding sequence GTGGCCACGAACGCGATCGACCAGACCCGCCGGATGCTCTCCCTCGTCACCTACCTGCGCGAGCGTCCCGGCGCACACGTGCAGGACGTGGCCCGGGCCTTCGGGATCACCGAGGACGAGCTGATCTCCGACCTCGACGTCCTCCCCATGTGCGGGACCAGCTTCCGCGGCGGGGACCTGCTGGACATCGACACCGACGGCGACCGGATCTGGTGGCACAACCCCGACGACGTCGCCGAGCCGCTGCGGCTCGCCGCCGACGAGGCGACCGCCCTGCTCGTCGCCGCCCGTGCCGTCGCCACGCTCCCGGGACTGCGCGAGAGCGACCGGCAGGCGCTGGTGCGTGCGACCGCGAAGCTGGAGACGGCGGCCGGTGAGGTGGGGGCGGCCAGCTCCCGGCTCTCGGTCACCTTCGAGTCCGAAGGCGGTGTCTTCGCCGACGTGGACCGGGCGATCTCCGAGAGGCGCCGCCTCTGGCTGCGTTACTACTCGCCCGCCCGCGACGAGCTCACCGAGCGCGAGGTGGACCCGATCCGGCTGTTCGCCGTCGGCCGCACCTACATGGAGGGCTGGTGCCGGCTCACGGAGGCCCGGCGCACGTTCCGGCTCGACCGGGTGGCCGAGATCAGGATCCTCGACGCCCCGTCCGCCCCGCCGGAGCTGGAGCTGCGGGACCTCTCCGAGGGACTGGTGCAGCCCTCCGCCGAGGATCCGGAGGTCGTGATCGAGGTCGGCCCCGGTGGCCGGTGGGTCGCCGAGTACTACCCGCACGACAGCGCGGAGGAACTGCCCGACGGCGGCCTGCGGATCACCCTCCGCACCCCCGACCCGGCCTCCCTGCGCAGGCTCGCCCTGCGGCTGGGCGGCGAAGGACGCATCACGTCGCCCCCGGACCTGGCCGAGAGCGCCAGGCTGGCGGCACGTGAGGCACTGGCCGCCTACGACTCCGCGCTCTGA
- a CDS encoding ADP-ribosylglycohydrolase family protein gives MTPTSPGERALRPDRSGADRGARAVGAVVGSAVGDALGAPFEFGAPGVYGDRFPDGAGAMCGGGGWDPGEATDDTQMAVLVGESLLERGGLDLPDIFGRFRRWAASEPKDIGLQTEDVLTSGDPWDLAAALHFQVNTRAAGNGSLMRATTSAVYFARAGRTATMDAARRIAALTHGDRAAWEGTAVFHELVRVALEGGDPLAAVDDALAAVHADHRDRWAVVLAPDWHPDDATEFNGAVWPCLGTALWALRTTAGFEEALGAAVDVGGDTDTVAAVTGGLAGAVHGIGDVPERWTRPLHVPMPGYGDRVLRAGDLVALAHRLDGFAEFDHQENYT, from the coding sequence ATGACACCGACGAGCCCCGGGGAACGCGCCCTCCGACCTGACAGGAGCGGCGCGGACCGCGGGGCTCGTGCCGTCGGCGCGGTGGTCGGCTCCGCGGTGGGCGACGCGCTCGGCGCCCCCTTCGAGTTCGGTGCCCCCGGTGTGTACGGCGACAGGTTCCCGGACGGGGCCGGCGCGATGTGCGGGGGCGGCGGCTGGGATCCGGGCGAGGCGACGGACGACACGCAGATGGCCGTTCTGGTCGGTGAGTCACTGCTGGAGAGAGGTGGCCTGGACCTCCCGGACATCTTCGGCCGTTTCAGGCGCTGGGCGGCCTCCGAGCCGAAGGACATCGGCCTGCAGACCGAGGACGTCCTCACGAGCGGTGATCCCTGGGATCTGGCCGCCGCGCTCCACTTCCAGGTAAACACGCGTGCCGCCGGCAACGGTTCACTGATGCGGGCCACCACCTCGGCGGTGTACTTCGCCCGGGCGGGGCGGACGGCGACGATGGACGCGGCGCGCCGGATCGCGGCCCTGACGCACGGCGACCGGGCTGCCTGGGAGGGCACGGCCGTCTTCCACGAGCTGGTGCGTGTGGCGCTGGAGGGCGGCGATCCGCTCGCCGCCGTCGACGACGCGCTGGCCGCGGTCCACGCGGACCACCGGGACCGCTGGGCCGTCGTCCTGGCTCCGGACTGGCATCCGGACGACGCCACCGAGTTCAACGGCGCGGTGTGGCCGTGCCTCGGTACGGCGCTGTGGGCGCTGCGCACCACCGCCGGTTTCGAGGAGGCTCTGGGGGCGGCCGTCGACGTGGGCGGGGACACCGACACGGTCGCGGCGGTCACCGGCGGGCTGGCCGGCGCGGTGCACGGGATCGGCGACGTGCCGGAACGCTGGACGCGTCCGCTCCACGTACCGATGCCCGGATACGGGGACCGGGTGCTGCGGGCCGGCGACCTGGTGGCCCTGGCCCACCGCCTCGACGGATTCGCAGAATTCGACCACCAGGAAAACTACACATAA
- a CDS encoding fasciclin domain-containing protein, with protein sequence MNTRHLRRIAVTVSAAALLPLALTACSGDSDTSSSDSGADKAASSAPAEETESAAAMDEPFGPGCASVPKEGAGSFAGMAQDPVATAASNNPALSTLVTAVKQAGLVDTLNSAENITVFAPTNDAFAKIPKADLDKLLANKAELTKVLTAHVVGEKLAPKQLEKGSFDTLAKTKLTTMGSGEEYTVNDSSKVVCGNVPTANATVYIVDTVLMPAA encoded by the coding sequence ATGAACACCCGTCACCTCCGCCGTATCGCCGTCACCGTCTCCGCCGCGGCGCTGCTTCCCCTCGCCCTCACCGCCTGCTCCGGCGACTCCGACACCTCCTCGTCCGACTCCGGCGCGGACAAGGCCGCGTCGAGCGCACCGGCCGAGGAGACCGAGAGTGCCGCGGCCATGGACGAGCCGTTCGGCCCGGGCTGTGCCTCGGTCCCGAAGGAGGGCGCCGGCTCGTTCGCGGGCATGGCGCAGGACCCGGTCGCCACGGCCGCGTCGAACAACCCGGCACTGTCCACATTGGTGACGGCCGTCAAGCAGGCCGGCCTGGTCGACACCCTGAACAGCGCCGAGAACATCACGGTGTTCGCCCCCACCAACGACGCCTTCGCCAAGATCCCGAAGGCCGACCTGGACAAGCTGCTCGCGAACAAGGCCGAGCTCACCAAGGTGCTCACCGCGCACGTGGTCGGCGAGAAGCTGGCGCCGAAGCAGCTGGAGAAGGGTTCGTTCGACACCCTGGCCAAGACCAAGCTGACGACCATGGGTTCGGGCGAGGAGTACACCGTGAACGACTCCTCCAAGGTCGTCTGCGGCAACGTCCCGACCGCCAACGCCACGGTCTACATCGTCGACACCGTGCTGATGCCGGCTGCCTGA
- the tatC gene encoding twin-arginine translocase subunit TatC — protein MLKSARKQEKDDEGRMPLLDHLRELRNRLLKSVLAIVVAVIVAAFFQKEIFEFLMKPILDSVGCKNGAVTMVNGRPCAEMTTNGLLSPFTIALKVSLMAGVLVATPVWLYQLWGFVAPGLHKQEKRYSIAFVAAGVPLFVAGAYLAYAILPQTAEIMLGFTPDNVKNLLPLDDFLDLITRMVIVFGLAFELPLLLILLNMTGVLSGARMLRWWRGMIVGLTAFAAIATPGGEPISMLLLAGPLAVLYFIAVGVSLLNDKRRRRANPDAELDDDEASELDLTPETVGAIEPVSSRAALPGQASGDADGGRSQRLNGYDDIT, from the coding sequence TTGCTCAAGTCTGCCCGCAAGCAGGAGAAGGACGACGAGGGGCGGATGCCCCTCCTCGATCACCTGCGTGAGCTGCGCAACCGGCTGCTGAAGTCGGTCCTGGCGATCGTCGTCGCCGTGATCGTGGCGGCGTTCTTCCAGAAGGAGATCTTCGAGTTCCTGATGAAGCCGATCCTGGACTCGGTCGGCTGCAAGAACGGCGCCGTGACCATGGTCAACGGCCGGCCATGCGCGGAGATGACCACCAACGGTCTGCTGTCGCCGTTCACCATCGCGCTGAAGGTGTCCCTCATGGCAGGCGTGCTGGTGGCCACCCCGGTGTGGCTCTACCAGCTGTGGGGCTTCGTCGCTCCCGGCCTCCACAAGCAGGAGAAGCGGTACTCGATCGCCTTCGTCGCGGCCGGGGTGCCGCTGTTCGTCGCCGGTGCCTACCTGGCGTACGCGATCCTCCCGCAGACCGCGGAGATCATGCTCGGCTTCACGCCCGACAACGTGAAGAACCTGCTGCCGCTGGACGACTTCCTGGACCTGATCACCCGCATGGTGATCGTCTTCGGGCTGGCCTTCGAACTGCCGCTGCTGCTCATCCTCCTCAACATGACCGGTGTGCTCTCCGGTGCCCGCATGCTCCGCTGGTGGCGCGGCATGATCGTCGGACTGACCGCATTCGCGGCCATCGCCACCCCGGGCGGCGAGCCCATCTCGATGCTGCTGCTCGCGGGCCCGCTCGCGGTGCTCTACTTCATCGCCGTCGGCGTCTCGCTGCTCAACGACAAGCGCAGGCGGCGGGCGAACCCCGATGCCGAACTCGACGACGACGAGGCGTCGGAGCTCGACCTCACCCCCGAGACGGTCGGCGCGATCGAGCCGGTGTCCTCCCGGGCCGCCCTGCCCGGGCAGGCGAGCGGTGACGCGGACGGTGGACGGTCGCAGCGGCTCAACGGTTACGACGACATCACCTGA